One segment of Ahaetulla prasina isolate Xishuangbanna chromosome 9, ASM2864084v1, whole genome shotgun sequence DNA contains the following:
- the VPS26B gene encoding vacuolar protein sorting-associated protein 26B: MSFFGFGQSAELELVLSDAETRRRAEHKTEEGKKEKYFLFYDGETVSGRVILTLKHPNKRLEHQGIKVEFIGQIELYYDRGNHHEFVSLVKDLARPGEFTQSQTFDFEFTHVEKPYESYTGQNVKLRYFLRATVSRRLNDVVKEMDIVVHTLSTYPELNSSIKMEVGIEDCLHIEFEYNKSKYHLKDVIVGKIYFLLVRIKIKHMEIDIIKRETTGTGPNVYHENDTIAKYEIMDGAPVRGESIPIRLFLAGYELTPTMRDINKKFSVRYYLNLVLIDEEERRYFKQQEVVLWRKGDIVRKSMSHQAAIAAQRFEGTSSQTESRTPSQASENNGRQ, translated from the exons ATGAGCTTCTTTGGCTTTGGACAGAGCGCCGAACTGGAACTGGTCCTGAGCGATGCCGAGACCAGGCGCCGGGCCGAACATAAGACGGAGGAAGGCAAGAAGGAGAAATATTTCCTCTTTTACGATGGCGAAACCGTGTCCGGGAGGGTCATCTTAACCCTCAAGCACCCCAACAAACGGCTGGAACACCAGGGCATCAAGGTGGAATTCATTGGGCAGATTG AATTATACTACGACCGAGGGAACCATCATGAATTTGTGTCTCTGGTAAAAGATTTGGCCCGTCCTGGTGAATTCACCCAGTCACAAACTTTTGACTTTGAATTCACCCATGTGGAGAAACCATACGAATCCTACACTGGACAGAACGTGAAGCTCAG GTACTTCCTCCGAGCCACTGTGAGCCGCAGATTGAATGACGTGGTGAAAGAGATGGACATTGTGGTACACACCCTTAGCACGTATCCGGAGCTCAACTCCTCCATTAAGATGGAGGTGGGGATTGAAGATTGCCTACACATTGAGTTTGAGTACAATAAATCCAA GTACCACTTAAAAGACGTGATCGTAGGGAAAATCTACTTCCTTCTCGTCCGGATCAAGATCAAACACATGGAGATCGACATCATCAAGAGGGAAACCACGGGCACGGGGCCCAACGTCTACCATGAAAATGACACCATTGCCAAATACGAGATCATGGACGGAGCCCCTGTGAGAG GAGAGTCCATCCCGATTCGGCTCTTCCTAGCTGGCTATGAACTGACTCCCACCATGAGGGACATCAACAAGAAATTCTCGGTGCGCTATTACCTCAATCTGGTGCTAATTGATGAGGAGGAGCGGCGTTATTTTAAACAGCAG GAGGTGGTGTTGTGGCGCAAAGGGGACATCGTGAGGAAAAGCATGTCCCACCAGGCGGCCATCGCTGCCCAGCGCTTCGAAGGCACCTCGTCCCAGACGGAGAGCAGGACCCCCAGCCAGGCTTCAGAGAACAACGGGCGGCAGTGA